A single window of Colletes latitarsis isolate SP2378_abdomen chromosome 11, iyColLati1, whole genome shotgun sequence DNA harbors:
- the LOC143347470 gene encoding protein OPI10 homolog isoform X1, producing MLGIIVSGRFVSVNLFRDNEYRNCVSFMLSNRLFHVQTDFQQIGDNQFLITVPDADNINHIVVFLTGVIPFPDGAGGAVYFSWPDPTAPPNWQFLGYISNCKPSAIFKISTLKKNHEFENSNLGIFGVGKISHVAQIGVSIEPIGVIEQQAATVSLAISNSFLEFVQKMITSFLNYVSSFSVTQAQMTPNPTENFVPLSTIQGWYETFERRLQQNPNFWKA from the exons ATGCTTGGTATAATTGTATCTGGTCGATTTGTAAGTGTGAATCTTTTTCGTGATAATGAATACCGAAATTGTGTTTCGTTTATGTTatcaaatcgactgtttcat GTACAAACAGATTTCCAACAAATAGGAGATAATCAGTTTTTGATAACAGTACCTGATGCAGATAACATAAATCATATTGTGGTATTCCTTACAGGTGTTATACCATTTCCTGATGGAGCAGGTGGTGCAG tatatttcagttggccagatccaacagCTCCACCAAATTGGCAATTTCTGGGATATATCTCGAATTGTAAACCATCAGCCATATTTAAGATATCAACATTGAAGAAAAACCATGAATTTGAGAATAGTAATTTAGGAATTTTTGGAGTGGGAAAGATTTCCCATGTAGCGCAAATAGGAGTTTCAATTGAACCTATTGGGGTCATAGAGCAGCAAGCAGCTACAGTGTCTCTAGCCATATCAAACTCTTTCTTGGAATTCGTTCAAAAGATGATTACCAGCTTTTTGAATTATGTATCAAGTTTTTCAGTGACTCAGGCACAAATGACACCAAATCCAACTGAAAATTTTGTACCACTGTCTACTATCCAAGGATGGTATGAAACTTTTGAGAGAAGGTTGCAGCAAAATCCAAATTTTTGGAAAGCATGA
- the LOC143347470 gene encoding protein OPI10 homolog isoform X2, producing MLGIIVSGRFVQTDFQQIGDNQFLITVPDADNINHIVVFLTGVIPFPDGAGGAVYFSWPDPTAPPNWQFLGYISNCKPSAIFKISTLKKNHEFENSNLGIFGVGKISHVAQIGVSIEPIGVIEQQAATVSLAISNSFLEFVQKMITSFLNYVSSFSVTQAQMTPNPTENFVPLSTIQGWYETFERRLQQNPNFWKA from the exons ATGCTTGGTATAATTGTATCTGGTCGATTT GTACAAACAGATTTCCAACAAATAGGAGATAATCAGTTTTTGATAACAGTACCTGATGCAGATAACATAAATCATATTGTGGTATTCCTTACAGGTGTTATACCATTTCCTGATGGAGCAGGTGGTGCAG tatatttcagttggccagatccaacagCTCCACCAAATTGGCAATTTCTGGGATATATCTCGAATTGTAAACCATCAGCCATATTTAAGATATCAACATTGAAGAAAAACCATGAATTTGAGAATAGTAATTTAGGAATTTTTGGAGTGGGAAAGATTTCCCATGTAGCGCAAATAGGAGTTTCAATTGAACCTATTGGGGTCATAGAGCAGCAAGCAGCTACAGTGTCTCTAGCCATATCAAACTCTTTCTTGGAATTCGTTCAAAAGATGATTACCAGCTTTTTGAATTATGTATCAAGTTTTTCAGTGACTCAGGCACAAATGACACCAAATCCAACTGAAAATTTTGTACCACTGTCTACTATCCAAGGATGGTATGAAACTTTTGAGAGAAGGTTGCAGCAAAATCCAAATTTTTGGAAAGCATGA